The stretch of DNA ATGCGTGATCAGTGAGATCGTTTGTCAAGTGTTAATGAATGAAAAATGCAATGATAGAAACACAATAACCTTTACAATGCTTCGTTATATTATCGGAAGAAATGAAATAGGATCGAAAAGAAAATGTTCCATTAAAATTCAGTTGTACACCTCTAGCTGATAAAATATCCATCAcattgacaaaacattcaaaccTTATTTAAATTACACGCATCAATCCACTTGCCACATTTTTCCACATCGTAGGGGTCGTCTCCTAATGCATTGTTTACTTCGTGTTTAGTTGTTTTCACAGTCATTTCTGAAGTCATATTGCTTCATGCACTAAATTTACACataacaaaaaattatttacaaacagGTACACATTTGTACACGTGTAACGGATACGCCAAATACATAGTATACACACACATGCAGTTACAAGGAGTTACTGAAAGTCACGTAGTCGTCGCTAAAGGTGTATGTAGACTGTATTCACATATATGTataccatttatattgtatggtgtccataaaaataacaaactTTTATGTACCTTTTCATTTTGGCAACTTTCTCATATAATTGGATTTTTTCGTTCAGTAAGTTATTTTCAAAATATCTTTCCCTTGACAAATAGCTTTTATACTTTCCACTTACTGTATTTTTACCATTGCAAcatgtaacatttttatttcaacTTACCTTTTACATATCTTTATTTATATGACATTTAAAAGTGATAGAAAGGAATATATAAAATGCTTAAAACTGGCTTTTGATATTTTGTAGGTATACTTAGGATTTGTTTCTTTGAGTTTGTTGTGTATGAAATTATGAGAAATTGTATAATTAATATTGAGATATTTCACAATGGATTAATGGATCAAAAAATCGATTTTCCAGTGTTCCTATAAGCAGAGAATGTTAATTTCAAACGTATTAGTAATTGCTCCTATAAGCACCAACATAAGTATTATAATTCAATttgaattaattttgtattctttGGTATATATACTGTAATGTAGGTACGCGTATACACACAAAACATGCAATTTCATATAAGGCAGACATTTATATAAAGCACATTCAAGCATTTGTTAAAAATGCCTTATTATACTATACTGttatatgaatataatggtttgTGAAAATCAGATTGAAGGAAAGTTGCAACTAATAGTATTTGAATATATTACAAATGCACACAATTATGTCAGAAATACAATAAGCTATGCCAACTATGCAGAACTAACTAAAATACTGTATACCTGACAGGGTAAGAAAGTTCACTGAACTGTTTTTATAAGGCACCTAAACTTTAAAATGGAATATCAATAATTCCATGATATTGTGATAAGAGAGGAATTGTTCATCATAAGATCTTTATGATATCTAAAATCATGTAAttggtaataataattacatttcatCGCATTTAACTACTTGACTCCACTCTCGTCAGGCATTTTATGTTATCATTATATGGAATAGTCAGTATTGGAAATCAAATTCATGCTGCAAAATGAAATCTTAACATAGACAAGGATAGAAATGTTTTCATAGACGTACTCGTGAAATATCGGCAATTTATTTAAGATCAAAAGAACTTTAGCATATCCAAATTTTAAAATCTTTGAAGAATTCATTAAGTCACGATTGCCGTCGAGagtgtaatgattattatgtacaAATGATTATTTCTTATTGTAATACATTACATAGTTTTGCTTGATTCTCTGTATATACGTCAGTCTTGGATTGCTTTTACCAAAAACATTTCATTGCCTCTGTGTATAGAGAGCTATCATGAATTTATGTGGGAAAAGGATGCAAAAATATGACTGCATAACTAAACGTTTTCTTTTGCAAAAGCACTGTTGGTGATGaataatcttttttttttttttttttaaatatacgagATATTTAGAAAACCACCAACTTAAACAATTTCGTATATATAATTTACTATTACAAGAAAGAAATGTATTTATCTGTTTGATATATTTGCATTGAGTGAATCAAAGCTATGAGTCAGGTGTACATACAAGATATTATTAGTCATTGactatgtaaaaaataaaaaggcaCATATAGAAAGATTTGCTTTTTAAGTCTTACTCACCGGTCATCTATTATTTACTTAAAGTTTCACCAATGCGTGTAATTACCCTTTTTCCACACATGTGCTCTCTACACATGTACTTGTCTTTTACCCAGatctattgtgattttatgcAATGACAAAAAACTTGTACAATACTATACCTACTTAAAAAAAGATTTGCCTGTTTGATTTTGCATTTTAGCATTAAAGACTGCATATAATACATTAAATAGAAATGAATTCAAATTAATTATAGAGGTCTTGTGTTCCCTTTTCACCTTATATATCATTTGCCTTGTATGTTTTCATTGTCTTCCGTTTCAGTCTCTTAAACCACTACTTTCTCTTTATACCATACATTCCTCATTCTTTGAGATGATGGTATCGTTGAcagtaatagcagtaataattataatataataataatattaataataatacaataataattctgAGAGTGAATCTCAATaacaataatacaaataatagtaataataatattaataatattaataatacatgTTAAAAACGTATGTACAATTCACCGACCCAGTTTTAAGTATCCATAAGATTTCTCTACAAGTACTACAGACAAAGTGGAATAAGTTGTTTTAAATAATTACTTTTTACAAAATTACATTACAAAGTGGCAGATTGAAAAATCTGAGCGAGttatctatttatttatctAGCTATCTATCTATCAATCTATCTGTCTATCTATCCACATGTACAGCTGCTAGAATTAGATAAACGCGATGGCTTTATTACAGCTAGACTACTGGAAAGTATACATACTTCTTCTCGTATATTATGCATAGTTATTGCCATTGCAGAACAAAATTTTGACGAATTCCAGAGAAATACGTGAAATCGCATAATCCAGTTAGTCTGTTTTAAGTTACGTGTAAATAAAATCAAGGCTACGCCATTTGTACAAATAATTTAGCAACGATCTTCGTGATTTCTTTTAGATATGCGTTAACAAgagaaagaaaataaaacaatGTTACTTCTCTTACAATGTCAAAACATAGTTTTGCGCATATTACCCACATTTAATCACAAGAATCACCAAAATAAGAATGTATAGTCTGTccctttaaaattttcaaaacgaACAACCAGCTTAATGttcaccattaatttcactcattTAACATACTTTATTAAAGGAGGGTCACGAGCCTAAAATGCTGCGGACTGCTTGGTCAAGCACTGTGTCCTTTGATTCACTGGACTGTGATGCACTGTTACCACTACTACCAGGTATCGTATTTGTAGGACGTTTTTTAAGATTAAGAATGCTATCAATGGCAGATTGTACCTGTGCGGTAATATCATCGTGTTCGTTATCGTTCCCACTTTCGTTAGTTACGTGAAGAGAGCCCGGACATTGCGTTTGAGAATGCAAGGCCAGTCCATCTAGGCTGTCGGTGTCTTCTAACAGATCCCGTTCGAGATCTGTAGCGCTACTCCAACGTCTCTCGAATATCGGAGCGTTATCTTGCTCGCAGCTGTCCTTCACAATTGCATTCTGAACCCCAGAAACACTCGCACTTGGTAAATTCGCACGACATTCACCGTTCGCTCGTGTTCTTTCAGTTTTCGACGACCTTGTTACAGCCACAGCACATGTattattattaccactattattactatttttacATTTAAACGAGTCCGTGGTAGCGGGATATACACCTAGTTCTTTCTGAATTTCTACCCACTCGTCGTAATCACCACTTGTACAACTCGCAGATTTGATCACTGGTTTACATTCCATTTCGTCGTTTGGAAAGTCATCTTCCAATTCACGTTTCACAGATACATTCGTCAGAGACGGCGACAATTTGTCTTCTTCTACGAGACCAGGTTCAACCTTTGGCACCAATGGCTTTTCTTCCTTTTTAAATTCTTCTGTAAAACAATACGAAATGGTATAACTACTATATCAAGTATAAATAGCTACCATAATCGTAAGGTTTTAAGGAAACTTTATTCATTGACAGTGATACAGTGTTCATGGCTGAGGCTTTCAAAAAACCATGACTTACATCCGAAAATCTGAACAGTGAGAACTATATGATGCCGCGCTTGGAGGTCTCAAGACATTGATGGATTGAGTTGGAAAAACTTACCGTTAACTTTAGCCTCTTGTTCTCGTAGCCTATTTAGTATGTTTTGTTCTTCGGCAACAAAAGTTCTGTCGATCATCATCAACTCTGACGTCCTCACTTCTCGCTGAAATGtcattttaaatgaaattcatTGAATGAGAATTAAGATAtgccaaaataaaaatttcataattaatatttattaaaaagttctaatattattattaacgtaccaTACTTTCCATCAGAAGAAGGTATGTATACTTATTCATCATGGAATTGAATTTCGACAACAAGTGTTTCGCTGTTTCTTCAAATATCTCATCAGCTTTTGCCAAATCCTTCGAACTAAGTACTTGTTCATTTAAACAATGATATCTTACAAGACGTTTGCAAGCATCACGCTTACTCAAAAATGGCGTATTCACGTCCGGATTTATCGCACCATTTTGATCAATTTTTAATTGTTGCTCTAATCTGtaaatacaataatacaattatATCTTTAAGTATACGTATTACTTATTTATTAgccattattcaaataaaaaataatacttaCAAGTCACTACGATTAATCTGTCTGCAAATCGGGCTAGAGGCAGGTCTTTTTACACCTTGTCTCGGACTTACTAAAGGACTCGAGTTGCTGCTAGGACTAGCAGTCTGTTTGTTCGAATTTCCACTTGTATTCACTGGACTTTGAATCCTTTGCTGTCCTTTGCCAATCATTCTTGGCGAGGCTACCTGTCCTGCAGGAGAGCCACTTTGAACTTGTACTTGAATAGGCGAAGAAAGTTCTTGCTTAACAGGACTCGACATTTGTATGTTCGGTTTGATATCCAATGGATCCGTTTGACATTGCGTCGATTGTTGCATCCCTGTTTGTTGTGTTTGAATTGGAGTTAATTGTGCGTTGCTCTGCAAAGTAGCTACAGAGGTAATCGGTGGTGAGAAGATTTGCATACTGGCAGAGGACGGACTTAATATCTGATTCCCATGGTTCTGATAAATTTTGTGCTGTTTTGTGTGCGTTTGATGCACATTCTGATTACTTTGTACACAGGGTTGTTGTCCTTGCACGTTCTGCGATACCTATAAATATTTAGACGAGTTTGTAATCGAAGTAACAATAACATAATCCTAAATAAACTTATAATGAAATGAATGATTCCTTACTGTAagattatttatataattaGTAGTAGTCGTATTATTTTGCACGGTCGCTGGTGTACTTGGATTTAAATTTTGTGAAGCAACTACAGTAGTAGACGTTTGAGTTTGAGTCTGTACAGCCGATGTCTGATTCTTATAGGAATTTTGAGAAATCAAATTCGATGCTACAGTCGAGACTGGATTCACATTGAAATTTGTTTCCGGAccctatataaaaataaatttatgtaATATTATCATATTGCCAAaaagttgtatctattttgctgTATAAATATTGTTAGTGAGGACTTACACTACTAACGGAATGAGTTGTAGTACTAACAATCTTTCCACTAGCTAAAATTTTTGCTTGCTCTTGATACAATTTTGTCAAAACAGTTTGATCCGGCTGTGAACCCGACTTTCGAGCTAATATAGTTTGTATCTGCGATTGTATATTTTTTAGTAATTGCTGCTTTTGAGCAGGAAGCTGTATAGTCTGTACTCTTTGAACCATTTGACCGTTTGAAGGAACTGATAAATGGCTCCCAGGAGAAGACGAAAGTACAGGACCATTTGTGACAATTTGAGTAGCTTCACTCTTAATTGGATTTGTACTCTGAGATACCACAGTGTTTGGCTTATTAGAATTATCAACTTTCTGAAGATTAGTTGCATTCGTTGATAGTAATGTGGGGCGGGAAACCGTAACAGTTTTCGTTACCTATTGTTATAATTTTCAAATTGAGAACAGATGATGAAGAATGAATACAAGACTAAGCATAAAGTTTTCTCACATACCTGAGCATTTCCAGTATTCTGagtagcagcagcagcagttTTAGTCCTTTTGACAATTTTCGCTTTCTTTGGTTGATTGGTAGTTCCTAAATTTCTGATTTGTTGCTGATTCAAATTGTCAATAAATTGACTAGGGAAAccagaattttgaatttgtatGTGTTGCGGCATTTGAGAAGGTGCTGCTTGcactacaatattttgtatattattctgAATAGTGGGAGCTCCACCAGAACTATTTACAATTATTTGACTCGTAGGGGTATTAATTTGTACACCTTGCAAATTCTGATTATTTGCATCCGGTTCACCAATCACAATCTTTTGAGTTTGGTTTTGATTTTGTACCTGATTAGTTGTATTTAACTGTCCCGCCAAAAATTGCTGCAAAAGCTGTTGACTTATCACCTGCATTTGCCCGTTTGCATTTGCAATTAACAATTGATCGTTGGGATTTAAATTACTCAATGCATTCAAAATTTCAGGTGTAATTTTTGGTGCATTGTTTAATATATTGTTAGCTGCCGAATTAAGCATTGTTGTACTTTgagtttctactttctgagattCATTTTGCTGTTGCATAGTACTAGAAGGAGCATTTGTAATAACAATATTTTGATGCTGATTATTTTGCTGTGTATTGAGTCCTTGTTGTATAGTGTTGGCTGTATTCTGAGTCTCAAAGTGCTGTGCATTAACAGACGAAAACGTATTTGCCGCAACTACTTTCTGCTGTTGCACATTTACGTTCTGCTGTACGCTAGTGTTATGCAAAATAGCAGATGTATTTTGTTGTTGCAAATTCGTTATAACATTTTGTTGCGCGTGAGCAATATCATTGATACCAGATTGCAAATTTTCCTCAATATTTTGCACACTACCAGTTGCGTTCTGTTGCAAAACGTTAATTGTATTCTGTTGTATACTAGAATGTTGTAAAACATTCATCGTATCATGATGTATGGTATTGCAAGAACTTTGCTGCTGCAACATATTCACCGAATTATGTTGAACATTCGTtccagaagtttgaagattttgCTCAAAAACGTGTTGAACATTTTGCGTCTGCACAGTCTGCGCTGTTATTTGCTGATGCTGATTATGCTGATATATTGGAGCTTCTTGTTGCAATGTAATAGAATCTTGCGGAGTTCCTTGCGGAAGATTCTGATTAGTCTTCGACAAACTGTGCTCGGTTGGCGCAGTTAAACTGTTTGGTAAAGACTTTTGAACATGAGCACCACTTTGTGATACTTTACTCAAATTTTGCCGCACGTTAGTAGTCACACAAGCATTCGTAAGTCGCACTTGACTAGATTTTTGCGTAGAAACGTTAGAATTTTGTTGATTATTAGTTGCTTGATTTGTGTTAGTCAACCGAGAACCACTGAACGTGGTACACAAAGATTTTGCCGATAAAACATCAGATGTCGTTAAAACATTACTGTTCGGTTGCGGAAGGCTAGAATTAGGTGACTGAATGGGCTTCGGCGTTGGTATAAGATTTACGTTAATATTTTTCGATGTTTGCATATCCAATGTCTGTAGAGATCCAAGATTACTTTGGACACAAACGTTTAACACAGGATTGGTTTCTTGAGGAACATTCACACTTTTTTGCTGATTATTTGATTTTGAGCATACTTGCACATTCTGTGGACTAGTAGCACAAGTAACACTTTGAAGACCCGCAGCACTTGCAGTGGTAGTAACCGTTGAAACACTGGATGACAAAGGCGATTTGACGAATTTCTGTCTTTGTAATACTGTACTTTGCGTAGACTGCGTCGTAGTTTGCACTTGTCCAAGGAGATGGGAAATAATGGCCGAATTCTGTCCACCACCTTGCGTTAGCGAACGTATCAATGCTTGAGCGGTTGCTTGATCCATTTCAGGTTGATTTGGGTCCAGGGTACGATGCAAAACGACTCTTCCATCCTCCCCGAGAGCGAATCGCAACTGGCCCTGTATCGTTGTGTTCTGCACAGGCATTTGAAGCTGGGCAACAAGCTGACTATTCAGTGTCTGGGACACGGAAGTTTGTATATTCGTTGTATTCGGTGCAGGTACTTGTATCAGATTCTGAGCAGAACTGGTTGGTATCGTTACTTGGGACGAAAGCTGTCCCAAATTTTGCCCTGAACTCGGCTCAACTTGAACTTGACAAGAGACATCCGATTCAGTTGTAAGATCTGTATCAAAAATATCATCATCGTCCCCAATTCCTGATAttttcattatactagcaagatCTAACTTCGGTGGCTCGTCGTCTTTCCGCTTtgccttcttctttttcttcgctTTCTTCTTAGGTGGTGGCAGTAAGGTTTGTTCAACGACAGTTTGAGTGCAGGGAGTATTACCAGTATTAGTAGCAGAACCCACTTGCGAAATCTGTGACTGGGGACTTTGTACCATTGCGTTTTGAATCACTATGGAATTACTAGTCCCCGAATTAGCAGCTGCATAGAAAATAAAGAGAAAAAATATTTCAGCACTccaaaatttcattttcttaaaaCATACCAATGGTCGATTGTGTACAACTTACAAGGTGCAGGACTAGACGGAGTATGTCTAATCACCGGAGAAGCAGTTGGAGGAAAACCATTAGGTACTGCAAAAAACGTTGGAGTAATGCCTTGCATTAAAGCTCCTTGCGCTGTGACAACTCTTACTAACTGCTGCTGTGTTAACTGCAAAAGGAGAAATCTTGTACgttatttatgttttattttatactatTGTAGACTTTACAGAAGCACTATTTTTTAAAGATAATCTGTCTGAAACTTGAATAGATGAATGAAAAACAAAGAATGCGTATAAAATTGAATGATGATACAAAATGGTCTTAAGTAGCTTTCaataatatataaaaagaaTTCCGTAGAAGTATTAAGTAAGCAATGATCGTGAATGTGATGAAATTGAAATGACTGCATGGATGAAACCATCACCTGTGCAGTATGTGTTTGTTGCTGGGCGCTCGCTGGCGTTCTTAGAATGAGCTGAACACCACCTGGTTGCTGCTGTACAATAACTGGTCCAGTTGACGGCAAAACCTATGTATGAAATGTGATAAACATATGAAGCAGAAAGCAGATATTTGTGACACTAAAAATGCATATAAGCAGTTATAGTAGATATTAAGCGTATATAGAAATATTCTGTAGATAATTGCTAGAACAGGCGTAACATATATTTTGAATGATCACATAATGAGAACGAACATGCAAATGAGAAGTACCCTGCACAGACGTAATTACCTGGTTTAACAGAAGACCTTGCGCGGTTGGAATCATTGTGGCTGTTGTAGGGTTCGGTTGAGGTCCAGCAAGAACTAACTGTGGTTGAGTTTGTTGAGTTACCTAGTAAGTAATTCAATAAATAATGGATTCTTGAAACAGTTATAAAATTACGAAAGTAAAATGCGTTACTTGATTCGTAATAGTGGTAGTAACACGTTGTTGTTTTTGTTGCGATCCAGTAGCCTGTTGATTAGGAGGTTTCGGCAAAATTTGTGGCGGCTGCTTGGCAGGTTTAGTCGTGGCTATTTGGATTTGTTGATTTCCAAAAAGGTGTGTTCTAGTCACCAGTTGCGTTGGTGTTGACTGATACCCCTGGTGTGGTGTACCATGAATTATTTGCAGTACTTGCATACCTTGTTGAAGTATCGGAGTATTAGGTCTAACCTGGAAAAGAAACTAAGTATTAGAAGCAGTTTTATTTAGTTATAAATGTATATGCATAGAATTGTCTCTTACCACAGGTGGTCCAGGACTACCACCAGGTGCTGGACTTCTGTTATTTAGAGAGTTATTCCCACTTAAGAGATGGGGACTTTTTGCAGGAGGATATGGACTAAGTACAGGACTTTGTATTTGGCTAACACTCATTGGACTCTGCATTGGGCTTTGCATTTGTATATTAAAGTTGTTATTCGAAGCTGACGTCCCAACAGGGCTCGGACTATTTCTGTTAGACTGCATTGAATTCGACGCCGGGCTTCTAAGTAATAGTCTGTTAGGACTTGGGCTTGGTGTGGGTGGTGCGATATTAGACGCTGGACTTTTCAGTGGTATCGAAAACGGACTACTCGGAGAACTAATATTTTGACTCTGAATGTTTTGCATAGATTTTACAGTGTTTATTGTACTGACCACATTTGATGGCTGAGACGAGCCCGTTAATGTTACTGACGAACTTAAGCCAGGGTTAATTCCCTGCGAATACTGTCGTTGAGGTTGAAATCCAGTTGATTGAGAGGAACTTAAAGAAGAAGTATGACTCAGTGACATATTTGGCTCGTTTGATGCAGTTATATGCTGTACATTAGATGTTGATACATTAGATAAGTTCGAGTGCATTGTACCAAGATGTGGAATATTTGTAGTGAGATTCACGTTCGAAGCGTGATTCACATTTGCTGTGGTCGTATGAACCGATTCGCTGGAAGTGCTCGTGAATATAGTGGAACTCGTCAAAGTACCAGTATTCGTTATTTGTGAAATAGTAGACACGTTTGAATTTGGGTGCTGCGATATGGCAGAGCTTGGTACATGTGCAATATTTGATCCAACAATGTGTGGTGCAATACTTTGTATACTTTGTATGGCTTGGAATGGGAATTGCGTACTGTTGGAATTCAGACTAGTTTGAGCCAATCCAGTTGTTAAAGTATTGGCAGGTCGATTAAGACCTTGGTTTACTCCAGAATTTATACTGGTAGTATTTAAACTTGCATTTATGTTTGGATTGATAGTAGTTAAACCAGATACACCAGAACTCGAGGAAGTGAAGTTTGTGCTTAAATTGGTGAGGTTCTGGTTTATGTTTGAGTTCAAACTCGTCAAATTCGGATTTACATTAGTAATTCCAGTATTAACGCTGGACAGTCCAGAATTGATACTTGTCGAATTTAACGTATTGAGCCTATTAATTCccgtatttatattatttagatCCTGTCCCAAACCAGGTAAACCATTATTAATACTGTTTGAACCAATATTCGAAGTTAAATTGGAGTTTATAGCATTCAAGTGATTCAGGCTAGGATTTATCGTAGTTAGTCCTGTATTTATACTTGGCAGGCCCAAATTGAGCAGAGGATTTGATGTAGTGATAACATTAGATGTAAGGGATGTGAGGCTGGTATTTAGAAGTGATAGTGGCAATCCCATGTTAAGGCCCACCCCAAAAGTGGGGGTGGCCGGGGGTAGGCCCATACCAGTCCCTGAG from Calliopsis andreniformis isolate RMS-2024a chromosome 2, iyCalAndr_principal, whole genome shotgun sequence encodes:
- the LOC143187550 gene encoding uncharacterized protein LOC143187550 isoform X3 codes for the protein MQQPQSRPLLGDSVSSTTSPTARRNNPVAVLTHQQLQQLQQLQAQNSSGQSLTFALQQTSNNPQDQGNGSTTGNHIVYVNQLNHLNQGTINPSGTGMGLPPATPTFGVGLNMGLPLSLLNTSLTSLTSNVITTSNPLLNLGLPSINTGLTTINPSLNHLNAINSNLTSNIGSNSINNGLPGLGQDLNNINTGINRLNTLNSTSINSGLSSVNTGITNVNPNLTSLNSNINQNLTNLSTNFTSSSSGVSGLTTINPNINASLNTTSINSGVNQGLNRPANTLTTGLAQTSLNSNSTQFPFQAIQSIQSIAPHIVGSNIAHVPSSAISQHPNSNVSTISQITNTGTLTSSTIFTSTSSESVHTTTANVNHASNVNLTTNIPHLGTMHSNLSNVSTSNVQHITASNEPNMSLSHTSSLSSSQSTGFQPQRQYSQGINPGLSSSVTLTGSSQPSNVVSTINTVKSMQNIQSQNISSPSSPFSIPLKSPASNIAPPTPSPSPNRLLLRSPASNSMQSNRNSPSPVGTSASNNNFNIQMQSPMQSPMSVSQIQSPVLSPYPPAKSPHLLSGNNSLNNRSPAPGGSPGPPVVRPNTPILQQGMQVLQIIHGTPHQGYQSTPTQLVTRTHLFGNQQIQIATTKPAKQPPQILPKPPNQQATGSQQKQQRVTTTITNQVTQQTQPQLVLAGPQPNPTTATMIPTAQGLLLNQVLPSTGPVIVQQQPGGVQLILRTPASAQQQTHTAQLTQQQLVRVVTAQGALMQGITPTFFAVPNGFPPTASPVIRHTPSSPAPSANSGTSNSIVIQNAMVQSPQSQISQVGSATNTGNTPCTQTVVEQTLLPPPKKKAKKKKKAKRKDDEPPKLDLASIMKISGIGDDDDIFDTDLTTESDVSCQVQVEPSSGQNLGQLSSQVTIPTSSAQNLIQVPAPNTTNIQTSVSQTLNSQLVAQLQMPVQNTTIQGQLRFALGEDGRVVLHRTLDPNQPEMDQATAQALIRSLTQGGGQNSAIISHLLGQVQTTTQSTQSTVLQRQKFVKSPLSSSVSTVTTTASAAGLQSVTCATSPQNVQVCSKSNNQQKSVNVPQETNPVLNVCVQSNLGSLQTLDMQTSKNINVNLIPTPKPIQSPNSSLPQPNSNVLTTSDVLSAKSLCTTFSGSRLTNTNQATNNQQNSNVSTQKSSQVRLTNACVTTNVRQNLSKVSQSGAHVQKSLPNSLTAPTEHSLSKTNQNLPQGTPQDSITLQQEAPIYQHNQHQQITAQTVQTQNVQHVFEQNLQTSGTNVQHNSVNMLQQQSSCNTIHHDTMNVLQHSSIQQNTINVLQQNATGSVQNIEENLQSGINDIAHAQQNVITNLQQQNTSAILHNTSVQQNVNVQQQKVVAANTFSSVNAQHFETQNTANTIQQGLNTQQNNQHQNIVITNAPSSTMQQQNESQKVETQSTTMLNSAANNILNNAPKITPEILNALSNLNPNDQLLIANANGQMQVISQQLLQQFLAGQLNTTNQVQNQNQTQKIVIGEPDANNQNLQGVQINTPTSQIIVNSSGGAPTIQNNIQNIVVQAAPSQMPQHIQIQNSGFPSQFIDNLNQQQIRNLGTTNQPKKAKIVKRTKTAAAATQNTGNAQVTKTVTVSRPTLLSTNATNLQKVDNSNKPNTVVSQSTNPIKSEATQIVTNGPVLSSSPGSHLSVPSNGQMVQRVQTIQLPAQKQQLLKNIQSQIQTILARKSGSQPDQTVLTKLYQEQAKILASGKIVSTTTHSVSSGPETNFNVNPVSTVASNLISQNSYKNQTSAVQTQTQTSTTVVASQNLNPSTPATVQNNTTTTNYINNLTVSQNVQGQQPCVQSNQNVHQTHTKQHKIYQNHGNQILSPSSASMQIFSPPITSVATLQSNAQLTPIQTQQTGMQQSTQCQTDPLDIKPNIQMSSPVKQELSSPIQVQVQSGSPAGQVASPRMIGKGQQRIQSPVNTSGNSNKQTASPSSNSSPLVSPRQGVKRPASSPICRQINRSDLLEQQLKIDQNGAINPDVNTPFLSKRDACKRLVRYHCLNEQVLSSKDLAKADEIFEETAKHLLSKFNSMMNKYTYLLLMESMREVRTSELMMIDRTFVAEEQNILNRLREQEAKVNEEFKKEEKPLVPKVEPGLVEEDKLSPSLTNVSVKRELEDDFPNDEMECKPVIKSASCTSGDYDEWVEIQKELGRRKLKEHERTVNVVRIYQVRVFLGFRMQL